TAATTCTATATTTCTTCTGGAGTATCATGTTTTGGTTCTGTCTGGTCCGGTGGAGAAAGAAATAGAGGTGCGATTATTTGGTTGGATATATGACGACGCTGGCTCTTGGACATTTGGGTTCGGGTTGGCCGATCAAGCTAGGGCCCGGCCCAACCTAAAACCCCAGACGAGTAAACTACTAGTCatcctcaaaaaaaaaactacTAGTCAAGACAGTGGAGCTTTATTACACGGCGCCGATCGATGAAAGAAATCTGATATCTTTCCGCGACGGCGCCTTTACCACTGGGAGCGGCGGGCGTGGAGTCGCTCGACGAATGAACAGGCTAGGCTAGGCTCGTCTCGACCTCAACGGGAGAGTCCTTTTCTCGCATGATTAGTTGATTACTGCTCGAAAGCAAATGCTGTGTGCGATTATTAAACTAACCAAAAGAGCATTAGGCGTGCAAAAGGCGCAGATCACGGGCCTGCCTGCACCCAAGATCCTCTCGCTTTCTCTTCTGGCTGCTATACAGTACAACTCTTCGTCCGCAGCAAACGGTACTGCCagtaaggccaactccaccgcacgACCCTAAACGGACGTCCTTTTTGTCAGGATTCTGTCCATTTGaatagggcaatggggtcgtgttcAGGGCTGTCCTGtgatgcggtggtcgtgcgcaCAGTGCGCGGCCGCATCCGTTTGCCCCATCCAGTCCGTCAGGGCCAAAAATGCCCATATTTTCATCAAAATTAGTTTGCACGTCCAAATATTTGTCTGAAAAttaaaatagttttacaacccAATTGAAATTGTCTTTAATAAAATAGTTTTTACAACCAAATCGAAATTGTCTTGACTGAACATAAAATGAAccaatacatctattggttgACAATGTGATCTCACACGTGCTCAACCAAGTCATTTTGAAGATTCAAATGAGTGTGTCAATCACGCATCTCACGGTGGAATTGGACAAACAGTTCAAATGTGGCTGGGTCTTGGTGCAGGGGCTCAATATTTTCACCTTGATAATCAAATCCTTGGTCGAAGATACTCTCATCACGCTCGTCCtcgacgatcatgttgtgcatgatcacacaagcagtcatcatcTCCCAAAGTTTCCTCTCATCCCATGACAATGCAGGGTTTCGAACGATACCCCACCGGGATTGAAGCACACCAAAAGCACGTTTCACATCCTTTCTAGCATTCTCTTGCATTTGGGCAAATCTCTTTCTCTTCTCACCTTGGGGTTTCGAGATTGTCTTCACAAAAGTTGACCACTGAGGATATATATCATCAGTTAGATAGTATCCCTTGTTGTACTGGTGGCCGTTGATCTCAAAGTTGACAGGTGTGGAGTGGCCTTCTGAAAGCCTTGCGAAGACTAGAGAACGCTGCAGCATgttgatatcattgtgagaaCCTGCCATGCCGAAGAAAGAATGCCGTATCCAAAGATCCTGCGAAGCCACCGGTTCTAATATGACAGTGCACGCGTTGACATGCCCCTTGTACTGGCCTtgccaagcaaatggacagttcttccactcccagtgcatacaatctatgctgccaagcatgcCTTGAAAACCTCTAGTTGTGTTGGTCGCCAACAATCTCTCTGTATCAGCGGCAGTTGGCTGCCTCAAGTACTCTGGGCCAAACACCACAGTCACAGCCTGGCAGAACTTGTACATTGACATCAGACATGTTGTCTCACTCATACGCACATACTCATCCACCAAATCGCCTGGAATTCCATATGCAAGCATGCGGATGGCCGCGGTGCATTTCTGGTAAGAGGAGAATCCAAGCTTGCCAAGGGCATCCGTCTTGCACTCGAAGTATGGGTCATGAGCAACCACTCCCTCTCGGATACGATTGAACAGATGCCTTGCCATACGAAAACGGCGACGAAATTTATCCGGCTTGAAAAGCGGGGTGTTCGCAAAGTAATCGGCATAGAGCAGGGCGTGGCCTCTCTCCCTGTTGCGGTTCAGGTTGGGAGCACGGCCAGGGACTGACCCCTGTACCGAGGAAGCTGCCGTTGAATGTGGTCCTGAACGACCAGTGCAGCCACCACAAGATCTTCATCATCCGACGACGAATCGTCCGAACAAAGGAAGTGATGGAAGAAAAAGTCGTCTTCACTATCCATACCTTTGTGGGCAAAATATCGAACACCTTGCGGTCATGGTGGCGAAGAGGGCGCGATGATCACCTCGACGCAGCAGGGGTGGTTGCCGGCCGGTTACTGGCCGCTCTGGAGCTCTCGTCGGAAGCTGCCGCGGCCGCCGTGGTACGTCGCCGGCGGTCGTGTCCCCCCTGCCACCGGCAAAGACCGCGACAGCCAAACCTCCTCCGATCGACGACCAAAACTACGGCGAAAGCGCGGGGGTGGTGGCGGCCATGTCGAGACGTGATTTGGTATGGACGGCCGGGGGCTGCGCGCTGAGGAGGCGGCCGGAGAATatcggcggcgccggcggcgtggCGGGGCAGGGAGAGAGGGTGGAATCGTTGGGAGCGGAGGGACTGCTAGTGTCCCCAACGGGCGGGCCACGGCGGGGACAAGGGCGTGCGTCGAGGCCGTCCGCGCGTGTCCGTTTCACTCCAAACCAAGCGCAAGTTTGGGCCCGGGTGGGTCGAAAACGGACGAAAGCCGGACATTTGTCCGTTTGAGGCCGCGCGTTGGGCTGCGCTATTCGTCCGTTTTACCCCAAACGGACGCACCCGGACAAgatggggtcgcgcggtggagttggcctaaggCGCGCGACCCCATCCTGTCGGCCGCCATCCGTTTGGGGTAAAATAGACAAACCAGACGGCCCAGCGCGCGACGGCGTGGACCCATCTTGTCCGTTTTGTGTCCGGGCCGACCCATTTCGAGTGCAAACTTGCGCCGGGTTTGGGTCGCCGCGGACACCGAACGGACGCGCCGCTCGTCCATGTCTGGCCGCGTGGCGGGGCGGCCACCTACCTCCCACCCACCAACATCAATGCGCACGGGCGGCCGGCCCCACCTGTCATCGGCCTACTGAAAGGTCGCCGTCCTTATTAAATGGGGAACCCGTGGACTGGTCGTCGTCCACACTGCCTCACTGGACCGTTTTGTGGCCATGGCCCTAAACTTAAGTTTTAAGTTTTTTTAACTGcgtttatttatttttttaagTCATTTTATTTAAGTTTTTATGTTTTTATAATCACGTCCAACACGGACAAGATTAGGGGTGTGGCCGCGTGCTGGGCGCACCCACAAACCATCGGACAGACTCGGATATAGGCGAACCCATTACCGTCCCAAAGGGACAAAATCCGGCCAAACCCGACGTCAGTTTGGGGTCGTGTTGGCCTAAGAACGGAGTTGTTTTGCAAGTTGCTGCTGCTCCGCTTGATTGATTGATTGCATGGGCGGGGTGCGCAGACGCAGAAGCAGAAGCAGAAGCACGCACATTGACACTGTGCAGCAATGCAAGGTGGCCGGCGGGCGTCACGCGACATGGCTTTTCCTTCACGCCTTCTCCGGCCCCGGGTTGGCGCAGGCGGGGACAGACGCATCGGCATCTGGGCGTCCTGCACCCTGCTTCTCCTCGCTCTGTGCGTAGGGCACAGTAATTATTCGCAAAACTGTAACAAGTGGAGCAGTATAGTCACCACTCGCCGGTAGTAGTACTGTAGTACCATCCACCACGCCTCCAAGAGGAACCATGTAGCTAGCCAACGGGCACCGGCGGACTCGAACGAATCGTATGGAAATTCTATCCTCCATATCTGTACTACTACTCGTGAGTCACGTGGACTTGAGATGCACCGTCGAAtcgcaaaaagaaaaagaaaaagaaaaagatggGATGCATAGTAGTACATGCTTCGTACATGGCCTATTTAGCACAAACGTATCAGCTGCATGGAGCAGTGTCACTGACGTGCATGCGTGCCTGCAAAGTTGCAAGCAAACATGCGCAAGCGCAGGAGAAGCAGCAGAAGCACTCCGGGGCCACTGCTGAGGTGCTTCCCTCCAAGTGGAGGCAAAATTTCAtgttttgaccctttttgcaAACAAAATCAGGATCTGACCCCGTTCAAAAATATTTCGGGATCTGACCCTTTTGCCAACCGCCAGGGGGTCTGGCGGTAGGTTTGCACGTCCTACCGCCGTCACCTCTGGCGGTAGGTCCTTTGACGGCGACTGAAGGCCGTTAGCAGGTGACATGGAAAAGGGCCTACCGCCATCGGTTACTGAAAAGGGCCGTTAGTAGGTTACTGAAGCCTACCGCCAGAccctctggcggtagggtcctgTGTGGTGGATAAGGTGGGGAGGGGCTGGTTTGTGGGCCCCACCACCACTCTTCTTCCTCGTGCTCAGctcctctcccccctctctccccctcacaAACCCCCCTAGATCCACTCCACTTGCTTGAGATTTCATCGGTGGATCCAAAGCATTTTCATCACCCAAGGTACCTCCCCCATTCCCCCTCCTTTTGATTGGTTGAGATATTTGTTTTGTGTTGATTTGGTCAATTTATTGCAAACCCTAGGTGTTGATGTTGTTGTGTGCATTTATGATGCATTTATGGTTAGGGTTATGGTTATGTTAGGGGTTAGTGTTAGTGTTTGGGTTAGGGTTATGGTGGTTATGTTGGGGGTTAGGGTTATAGgtgttatggttagggttagggttaatGGTTAGGTTAACTTTAGTATGAATAGTAGTTACTTGTCCAATTTATGTAAAATTTAGTTCATTTGTCCATTTGTGTTGGTTGGATGACATATATGGATTGATTATATTGTTTCCAATTTCTTAGATGCATAAGCTCGTAAATGTTCATTATTTGGACAACTCGACATTTATGCTTGGAAATGACAATGAAGGGGAAGAGGCTATGGTTTTTGACACAAGTCCAAGCTTTGATGATCTTGTAGTTAAAATGAGAAGCGTTTTACATTGGAATGACTCAAATGCCGTGGTTAAGCTTATTGGGAGGTATGACGTTGGATTGGGAGTAAAGTCCCGATTAAAGAGTATGCCCATCACCTCCCAATTGCATTGGAATGTGTACAAGGAAAAAGTGGACGCATTACAAGACAAGTCTCTTGAGATCTTTGCCACAAAGGTtgatcctcctcctcctttgcaAATTGATCTCAACCGCAATGCATCCTCCCCCATACATGATGATAGTGCCGAGGTGTATGTCCCCAATTGTTCTAGCCAACCACCAAGTAGCCAAACCAATGAAGATCATATCAAGGCTAGCGCCATAGTACTCCGTCATGATGCTATTCCTCATGTTGAAGAAGATGTTATTCCTCATGTTGAAGaagatgctagtggtcatgttgaTGATGATGCTATTGTTGCTCAAGAGGATGCTTACTCGGAGAATGAAGAGATCCATTACAATCCAATTGGTAACTTGGATGTCATTGTGCGGCAACAAGACATGGACCGTACCCTCCCTTATAACCGTATGTGTGGGTATAACTCGGATGACGAGGGTCCGGAGGAAGTGTTGGATGAGGATGGGTTAACTGCGCAAGAAAATGAAATCTACAAGAAGGTGACCGGCGAGGAGAGAGGGCCGCCGTTGTTTAGGGATGTGAGTCTTGCGGACAATGCCGTTGTTGACGGTGGGCTGAGATTATGGTAGTCTGAGCCAACGCCGTGCCCCAAATTCAGTGAACCTCGACCAGAAAATGAGGATGAGAATGCTCATTTGAAGAAAGGCATCAAGTTTGGTTCTTTGGTAGAGTTCAAGATATGGTTGTGTGACTATGCCATTAGGAACCATAGGCCGTTTGTTGTTGGTCATTCAAATGAAAAATTCGGTACACAGTCAAATGTGACCAAGAAGGTTGCAAATGGATGGTCCGCGGTAGAAAAATCAAAGAAACCGGGCAATGGGTGTTGAAGAGTCATGTTGGCACTCACACGTGCGTACCCCTGGACAAGGCCGACCGAAGCAAAGGACACCGTCAACTCACATCTGAGTATCTAGGATACAAATTGTTGCATCAAATAGCACATGATCCAACCGTGAAGGTTAAGTTTCTCATGTCTTCGATTGAGGAACTTTTCGGATACCCGGTCAAGTATGGGAAGGCATGGATGGCGAAGGCAAACGCTTTTAGGATGTTGCATGGTGATTATGAGGCCGCATATAACATTCTTCCCAAGATGTTGGCAGCCATTGCTCATCGAAACCCGGGAATGCGCCATCAGGAGGAGTCAATTGACGAAGTGTTTCGTCGTGCCTTCTAGAGCTTTGGACAATGCATTGAGGCATTCACGTATTGTCGCCCGGTCTTGTCTATAGATGGTACATTTTTGACCGGCAAATACAAGGGCACATTGATGGTGGCGATGGCCCACTCTTTAAATGATAATGTGTTGCCAGTGGCATTTGCCTTGGCGCCTTCGTAGCACGATGATAATTGGGAGTTGTTCATGGGGCATGTGAGAACCAAGGTGATAGGCAAGCGAGAGGTATGCATTATATAGGATCGCCATCATGGGATTCTCAAAGCAATAGACGTTGATATTCCCGGTCTTCCAAAGCTTCAACACCGTTGGTGCATGAGACActttgttgcaaacttttaccgGGCATGCAAGAGCAAGGAGTTTTGCAAAGACCTTACCCTTGTTTGCGTTGCATTCAACACCGACACATTCAAAAGCCGATATGATAAACTCCTCAAGGCTTTGGAGAAGAACAAAGGGGGAAAAGAATTCTTGCTTAGGCACGAGCCGATAAAGAAAAGTGGTCACGCGCTTACGATGAAGGAGGTATGCGATATGGGGACATGACAAGCAACATGGTGGAATGCTTCAACAATGTGTTGAAGGGTGTCCGTTCCTTGCCGGTGACCGCAATACTCAAGTACACTTTCATCAAGCTCAATGAGTACTTCCTAAAGCATTCTGAAAGCACGGCCAAGTGGATTGGAAAAAAGGTGGACTATCCATTAAAGGTTCATGATTGGTTGTTGCATCAAGCGTGCAAGTCTGCCAAACAACAAGTGATCAAATATAATGAAAAAGAAATGATCTATCAAATCGATGAGCCGGGTGGGACAACAAGGGATGGTAGGTCTTATGGTGGAGTTGCTTACGAGGTGCGTCTGAAAAACCGTTGGTGCCAGTGTGAGAGGCCACACAAGTATCATTGGCCTTGCTCGCATTTGATGACCACAACACGGGCGAGAAACGTGCGCGTATCCGATGGCACAACGGTGTGGTTGCACGAGTTCACATTGGAACGAACAAGGTTGACATGGGCGCCTCGGTTCAATCCTTTCCTTGATGCCTCACAGTGGCCTGAGTATGTTGGGCCAGACATTGTGCCAGATCCCGCACTCATGGTGCATATgagggaaagaagaagaaagaagagattCCGGAGTCACATGGATGATCTAGCTGGATATGCCGGAATGAAGCAATTTGGTAGTGGTCATTTCATGGAGCCACCGGAGAACAACAATTGTGGAGAATGCAACGACACAGGACACAACGTTAGGACATGCAAGAAACCTAGAACCAACACGGGCACTAGTCAAACACGTGGACGGAGGACTAGCCTTGGAGGTGGCCGTGGCCATGGAGGAAGGGCTAGCCTTGGAGGGGGCCGTGGCCGTGGAGGAAGGACTAGCCTTGGAGGTGGCGTGGCCGTGGAGGAAGGACTAGCCTTGGAGGGGGCCGTGGTCGTGGATCCGATGGTACTAGGACACGTCGGGTTGATAGGGGAAGGCCTATCGACGTGTTTCTCAATCCGGATGGTTGAAATAATGTGAATGGTACTACTTTTAATATGTTCATGCATGTGTTGATATATTTGCCTCTTTACATGTCAATGTGTTCATATTTTGACTTAACATCTTTATTTGTTGTAGGGCATGGCTTCATCCAGTTCCATGACGAGGCCACCGTGTGCTCACCAAGAAGACATGTCACACAAGTGGAAGGACGCATCTTTGGACAAGGTGAAGGAGAAAGATGTGAAGATTCCGCCATGTTGGTGTTGAGATGTTTGCAAGGTGAAGGAGTTCACCGACCGAAAGAAGTCATGGACCGAAGGAAGGAGATATTTTGCTTGCCCCAATTATGCTTACGATCGTGCGCTTCCAACTAACGCCTATGACCTTCCACCGGTATGCTAGAGAAGTAACATGTTACTCTAAAATGTGTGTCAACACTAACATCCGTTTTATATGCAGTCACCGCCTCCTCTATGCAAGTACTTCAGCTGGATAGATTATGAAGTGCGAAAAGATATCCAAAAGGACCAATTAGAAGATTGTCTTAGGCGCCAGCGGCTGTTCGAAGAAAGGTTTCAAAGAGGCTTGGAGGAAGAGCGTCGTCAGAAAGAGAGGATGGAGCGGAAGCAAcgcgaggaggagagggcacgccAAGCGAAGCTTGCTCGTGAGGAGGAGAGGGCAAGAAAGCTTGCAAAAGCTCGCAAGGCACAAGAGGAGGATGAGGCACGTGACAAGAAGGGGAAATGGCCCCGTATGACACAGTAAAGCCTTCGCTTCGGTGGCCTCGTCATGTAACCGGATGAAGCCATGCCAAATTTATCATGAACTATGTAGTACTAAGGCAAGAAGCCATGTGTCGTGAACTTGTCGTGAACGAATTTGCCATTTGTATTGAATTTGGTGTGAAAATGTTTGCAAGGTGTCGTGAACGATCGTGCGTTTGTCATCATATTCTGTGATTTGTCATGATTCTTATTGAAAAACTGTTGTGTTGGGAAGAGAAGAGGGATAGAACATAACATAGTGATCTGTTTTCACAGTTTACAACCCTACCGCCACAGGCCCTGGCGGTAGGATGCTGTACCCTGCCGCCGGAGCCCGTGGCGGTAAGGGGGGCAAAACTGCTGTGACGAATAAACCAAGCCCGTTGGCGGTAGGaccaaaccctaccgccgcaggCCCTGGTGGTAGGCTGCTGGACCTTACCACCAGCGACCATGGCGGTAGGGGGCTATATTTTCTGTAACGAGAAACGCCAGCGCCCTGGCGGTAGGGTTGACCCTACCCTACCACCGCAGGCCCTGGCGGTAGGCTGCTAGACCTTACCACCAGTAACCACCAGCGACCGAGGTAGGGTCAACCCTACCGCCAGGGCGCTGGGGTTTCTCATTACAGAAAATATAGCCCCTACCGCCATGATCGCTGGTGGTAAGGTCCAGCAGCCTACCGCCAGGGcctgcggcggtagggtttggtCCCTCCTGCTCTCCTCTGTTTTGCCCCATTTGTCGAATGTTAGCATAATATACCCGATTCTGTCAAATATTAGAATGATCATCTCGCAAGCACATACATAACTCAACTCAACATAGTTCATTACATTCACGAATAACACATGTTCAAACTTATTAAAACATGACTCGGTTCGGATGACATCCGTTGAAACTAATAACTCATGCTCAACGGCACATTTTCTAAACAGGTAACATATTTCTCATACTTATCAGACGTTCAATTTGATCGTCACGCGCTTGATTACGCTTCAGTTGAAAGTCTGTGGATCCTGCCCAATGACCCAACACACCATTCGTTTCACGGAACCAAGCCCATGCAGCACGGCGAGCTGGATTCTCTGACACGCCTTGTTTTATTGCCCATCCTATGACCTGGCCGGGTTTCCTCAAGTCCATCTCACGGAATTCTTCTTTGCTTGCAGTGAACGCAATCTCAACTGCCAAAGCGTGTCTGCAAGCATATTCCCGGTCTTGCAGCTCATCAAGCATCCTCTCTTTCTCGTTCACAAGCTTTCGGAAAGCTTTTTTCTCCGTAGCATCAGAAGGTTCCACGATAAGGTGATACTTGCTAAAATCCTTCATGGCCGCATTTGCCTCATCACAACTCTTCAACCATGCTTCACATTCCTTCTTCAAGCAACGGTGTCGCTCCGCCATGATCTTCTCACACGCTATGTTCATAGTCATGGATCGACTATCCATCCTACATGAATATACGGGTTTAAGATGACATAAAccaaaacataaaataaattcaGTAGACTACAACACTTG
This sequence is a window from Aegilops tauschii subsp. strangulata cultivar AL8/78 chromosome 7, Aet v6.0, whole genome shotgun sequence. Protein-coding genes within it:
- the LOC109779768 gene encoding uncharacterized protein, with translation MARHLFNRIREGVVAHDPYFECKTDALGKLGFSSYQKCTAAIRMLAYGIPGDLVDEYVRMSETTCLMSMYKFCQAVTVVFGPEYLRQPTAADTERLLATNTTRGFQGMLGSIDCSHNDINMLQRSLVFARLSEGHSTPVNFEINGHQYNKGYYLTDDIYPQWSTFVKTISKPQGEKRKRFAQMQENARKDVKRAFGVLQSRWGIVRNPALSWDERKLWEMMTACVIMHNMIVEDERDESIFDQGFDYQGENIEPLHQDPATFELFVQFHREMRD